The Synechococcus sp. MW101C3 genome has a segment encoding these proteins:
- a CDS encoding PotD/PotF family extracellular solute-binding protein → MTRPFTPSRSGSAPSPRSRRVFLRQLGLAAAGVALTPPLLQACGGGGGGGTGGQSEGGDGGGKDRELVISNFPLYIDVDAPGAPGSVARFQKDTGIQVRYVEDVNDVRQFFARIQPQLAAGRPLAQDLIVLTGWMAERLIRLGWMEPLPLAEVPNARNLVPSLRKPSWDPEQRFSLPWQSGIAGIAYNIKATGRELRGIDDLFDPKLKGRVSALLEMRDTMGLLMLADGQDITRPTWAAAQPSFDRLEQARKDGQIRRFTGNDYQTDLLAGNLAACIGWSGDVAQLSMEQPDLRFLVPDSGGVLWADVMLMPKGARHPQEVARWLNWVYEPVEAARIAAAVQYISPVEGVREVLAKDPATAPLANNPLMFPDAAMQKKLHVFGPLSDQEEARWEERFARITEG, encoded by the coding sequence ATGACCCGTCCGTTCACCCCCTCCCGCTCCGGCTCCGCCCCATCCCCCCGCAGCCGCCGGGTCTTTCTGCGCCAGCTGGGGCTGGCGGCTGCGGGGGTGGCGCTCACACCGCCGCTGCTGCAGGCCTGTGGCGGTGGGGGTGGCGGCGGCACCGGCGGCCAGAGCGAGGGCGGCGACGGCGGCGGCAAGGACAGGGAGCTGGTGATCTCCAACTTCCCCCTCTATATCGATGTGGACGCCCCTGGCGCCCCCGGCAGTGTGGCGCGCTTCCAGAAGGACACCGGCATCCAGGTGCGCTACGTCGAGGACGTGAATGATGTGCGCCAGTTCTTCGCCCGCATCCAGCCCCAGCTGGCTGCCGGCCGGCCGCTCGCCCAGGACCTGATCGTGCTCACCGGCTGGATGGCCGAACGGCTGATCCGGCTGGGCTGGATGGAACCGCTGCCGCTGGCGGAGGTGCCCAACGCCCGCAATCTTGTCCCCTCCCTGCGCAAGCCTTCCTGGGATCCGGAGCAGCGCTTCAGCCTGCCCTGGCAGTCGGGGATCGCTGGCATTGCTTACAACATCAAGGCCACGGGCCGGGAACTGCGCGGCATCGATGATCTGTTCGATCCAAAGCTCAAGGGCCGCGTGTCGGCGCTGCTGGAGATGCGCGACACCATGGGCCTGCTGATGCTGGCCGACGGCCAGGACATCACCCGCCCCACCTGGGCCGCAGCCCAGCCCTCCTTCGACCGGTTGGAGCAGGCCCGCAAGGACGGCCAGATCCGTCGCTTCACCGGCAACGACTACCAGACCGATTTGCTGGCCGGAAACCTGGCCGCCTGCATCGGCTGGTCGGGGGATGTGGCGCAGCTCTCCATGGAGCAGCCCGATCTGCGCTTCCTGGTGCCGGACAGCGGCGGTGTGCTCTGGGCCGACGTGATGCTGATGCCCAAGGGCGCCCGCCACCCGCAGGAGGTGGCCCGCTGGCTCAACTGGGTCTACGAGCCGGTGGAAGCGGCACGCATCGCCGCTGCGGTGCAGTACATCTCCCCGGTGGAAGGGGTGCGCGAGGTGCTGGCGAAGGATCCCGCCACCGCCCCGTTGGCAAACAACCCGCTGATGTTCCCGGATGCGGCCATGCAGAAGAAGCTGCATGTCTTCGGGCCGCTCAGCGATCAGGAGGAAGCCCGCTGGGAGGAACGCTTTGCCCGTATCACCGAGGGCTGA
- a CDS encoding ABC transporter ATP-binding protein translates to MLTQPVLESGRVAALPAEAIALRHVSHRYGDQAALDDLSLSIAAGEFFSLLGPSGCGKTTTLRLIAGFERPQAGRILLQGQDLTQAPPHRRPVNLVFQNYALFPHLSVWDNVAFGPRSLRRPEPEIRRRVGEALEVVRLTELARRRPHQLSGGQQQRVALARALVNAPAALLLDEPLAALDPDLRRTMRSELKRIQREVGITFLLVTHDREEALSLSDRLAVLHRGRLEQVGTPRELYERPTSAVVATFLGAANLLPNGAGEGVRLLRPERLRLSASPPGEGERGLRARVRELAFQGATVEVRLRCANDLPLIAIDTSAGLPDDLSIGTELWCRWNPADSHALQPPSRP, encoded by the coding sequence GTGCTCACGCAGCCCGTCCTGGAGAGCGGCCGCGTCGCGGCCCTCCCCGCCGAGGCGATCGCGCTGCGCCATGTGAGCCATCGCTACGGCGATCAGGCCGCCCTCGACGACCTCAGCCTGTCGATCGCTGCCGGCGAGTTCTTCTCCTTGCTGGGCCCCTCCGGCTGCGGCAAGACCACCACCCTGCGCCTGATCGCCGGTTTCGAGCGCCCCCAGGCGGGCCGGATCCTGCTGCAGGGCCAGGACCTCACCCAGGCGCCGCCTCACCGGCGGCCGGTGAATCTGGTCTTCCAGAACTACGCCCTGTTCCCGCACCTCAGCGTCTGGGACAACGTGGCTTTCGGGCCCCGTTCGCTGCGCCGGCCGGAGCCGGAGATCCGCCGCCGGGTGGGCGAAGCGCTTGAGGTGGTGCGGCTCACGGAGCTGGCCCGGCGCCGGCCTCACCAGCTCTCCGGCGGCCAGCAGCAGCGGGTGGCGCTGGCGCGGGCGCTGGTGAACGCCCCGGCTGCCCTGCTGCTGGACGAACCGCTGGCGGCACTCGATCCCGATCTGCGTCGCACCATGCGCTCCGAGCTCAAGCGCATCCAGCGGGAGGTGGGCATCACCTTCCTGCTGGTCACCCACGACCGGGAAGAAGCCCTCAGCCTGAGCGACCGGCTGGCGGTGCTGCACCGCGGCCGGCTCGAGCAGGTGGGCACGCCGCGGGAGCTCTATGAACGCCCCACCAGCGCCGTGGTGGCCACCTTCCTGGGCGCCGCCAACCTGCTGCCCAACGGTGCCGGGGAGGGTGTGCGGCTGCTGCGGCCCGAGCGCCTGCGGCTCAGCGCCTCCCCGCCGGGGGAAGGGGAGCGGGGACTGCGGGCGCGGGTGCGCGAACTCGCCTTTCAGGGAGCCACGGTGGAGGTGCGTCTGCGCTGTGCCAATGATCTGCCGCTGATCGCGATCGATACCAGCGCCGGCCTGCCGGACGATCTCTCCATCGGCACCGAGCTCTGGTGCCGGTGGAACCCCGCCGACAGCCACGCCCTCCAGCCGCCCAGCCGCCCATGA
- the thiC gene encoding phosphomethylpyrimidine synthase ThiC has product MRSAWIEKRRGDANVSQMHYARQGVITEEMAYVAKRENLPESLVMEEVARGRMIIPANINHTNLEPMAIGIASRCKVNANIGASPNASDLEEEVAKLRLAVKYGADTVMDLSTGGVNLDEVRTAIINASTVPIGTVPVYQALESVHGSIEKLDADDFLHIIEKHCQQGVDYQTIHAGLLIEHLPLVKGRLTGIVSRGGGILAQWMLYHHKQNPLFTRFDDIIEIFKRYDCSFSLGDSLRPGCQHDASDAAQLAELKTLGQLTRRAWEHDIQVMVEGPGHVPMDQIEFNVKKQMEECSEAPFYVLGPLVTDIAPGYDHITSAIGAALAGWHGTAMLCYVTPKEHLGLPNAEDVREGLIAYKIAAHAADIARHRPGARDRDDELSRARYAFDWNRQFELSLDPERAREYHDETLPADIYKQAEFCSMCGPKHCPMQTKITDEDLAGLEDVLKAQAAAGQPVGV; this is encoded by the coding sequence ATGCGCAGCGCCTGGATTGAGAAGCGTCGCGGCGACGCCAACGTGTCGCAGATGCATTACGCCCGCCAGGGTGTGATCACCGAGGAGATGGCCTACGTGGCCAAGCGGGAGAACCTGCCCGAATCACTGGTGATGGAGGAGGTGGCCCGGGGCCGCATGATCATCCCCGCCAACATCAACCACACCAATCTCGAGCCGATGGCGATCGGCATCGCCTCCAGGTGCAAGGTGAACGCCAACATCGGCGCTTCCCCCAATGCCTCCGACCTCGAGGAAGAGGTGGCAAAACTGCGGCTGGCGGTGAAGTACGGCGCCGACACGGTGATGGATCTCTCCACCGGCGGCGTCAATCTCGATGAGGTGCGCACGGCGATCATCAACGCCTCCACCGTGCCGATCGGCACCGTGCCGGTGTATCAGGCGCTCGAAAGCGTGCACGGCTCGATCGAGAAGCTTGATGCCGATGATTTCCTGCACATCATCGAGAAGCACTGCCAGCAGGGCGTCGATTACCAGACCATCCACGCCGGTCTGCTGATCGAGCACCTGCCGCTGGTGAAGGGCCGCCTCACGGGGATCGTGAGCCGCGGCGGCGGCATCCTGGCCCAGTGGATGCTTTACCACCACAAGCAGAACCCGCTGTTCACCCGCTTCGACGACATCATCGAGATCTTCAAGCGTTACGACTGCAGTTTTTCGTTGGGAGATTCGTTGCGGCCGGGCTGTCAGCACGATGCCTCCGATGCCGCCCAGCTGGCGGAGCTGAAAACCCTCGGCCAGCTCACCCGCCGCGCCTGGGAGCACGACATCCAGGTGATGGTGGAGGGCCCCGGCCATGTGCCGATGGACCAGATCGAGTTCAACGTCAAGAAGCAGATGGAGGAGTGCAGCGAAGCGCCCTTCTATGTGCTCGGCCCGCTGGTCACGGACATTGCCCCTGGCTACGACCACATCACCAGCGCGATCGGTGCCGCCCTGGCCGGCTGGCACGGCACGGCCATGCTCTGCTACGTCACCCCGAAGGAGCACCTGGGCCTGCCCAATGCCGAGGATGTGCGTGAGGGCCTGATCGCCTACAAGATCGCCGCCCACGCCGCCGACATCGCCCGCCACCGCCCCGGCGCCCGCGATCGCGACGACGAACTCAGCCGTGCCCGCTACGCCTTCGACTGGAACCGCCAGTTCGAGCTTTCGCTCGATCCCGAGCGCGCCCGCGAATACCACGATGAAACCCTGCCGGCCGACATCTACAAGCAGGCGGAGTTCTGCTCAATGTGCGGTCCCAAGCACTGCCCGATGCAGACCAAGATCACCGATGAGGATCTCGCCGGCCTCGAAGACGTGCTGAAGGCCCAGGCGGCCGCCGGCCAGCCGGTAGGGGTCTGA
- a CDS encoding HEAT repeat domain-containing protein, whose protein sequence is MADSSSDSKPPLDADALRAAIASGDPVQAMPALAGLRGVESEVAIPLLLLGLEQEPFIVRSLSCAGLGVKRSAAGWEALQRALRHDDDANVRAEAANALASYGAEQAWPLLREAFAADDQWLVRCSILSALAEQAVMGFEPLLELARMAIADPDSSVRVGGAEILGRLAHEAAPAEGAEAVRALLRGLQNDPDHRVVAAALNGLQP, encoded by the coding sequence ATGGCCGATTCCTCTTCCGACAGCAAGCCGCCGCTGGATGCGGACGCCCTGCGCGCCGCCATCGCCTCCGGTGATCCGGTGCAGGCGATGCCGGCCCTGGCGGGGCTGCGGGGCGTGGAAAGCGAGGTGGCGATCCCGCTGCTGCTGCTCGGCCTGGAGCAGGAACCCTTCATCGTGCGCTCGCTCAGCTGCGCCGGCCTGGGCGTGAAGCGCAGTGCGGCGGGCTGGGAGGCGCTGCAGCGGGCCCTGCGCCACGACGACGACGCCAACGTGCGGGCGGAGGCCGCCAACGCCCTGGCCAGCTATGGCGCCGAGCAGGCCTGGCCGCTGCTGCGCGAGGCCTTCGCCGCCGACGACCAGTGGCTGGTGCGCTGCAGCATCCTCTCGGCCCTGGCCGAGCAGGCGGTGATGGGGTTTGAACCGCTGCTGGAGCTGGCGCGCATGGCGATCGCCGATCCCGACAGCTCGGTGCGGGTGGGTGGCGCCGAAATCCTCGGCCGGCTGGCGCATGAAGCGGCGCCGGCGGAGGGTGCCGAAGCGGTGCGGGCGCTGTTGCGCGGTCTGCAGAACGACCCCGACCACCGGGTGGTGGCGGCCGCCCTCAACGGACTGCAGCCCTGA
- a CDS encoding acetylserotonin O-methyltransferase — MTRVPEQPTPDKILQTGLAFWASKTLLSAIEIGVFRALADGPEPFEGLSERLGLHPRAARDFLDALVALGFLSRGPAGYANAPDSDLFLDPNKPTYLGGILEMANHRLYPFWGHLTEALRTGAPQNELRNGGTGLFETLYSDPARLKEFLSSMTGISRGANMAIARHYPWQTAGTFVDVGTAQGDLATQIALANPHLRGIGFDLPQVAPLFEEYVAAAGVADRLSFQPGDFFQQALPQADVVLMGHILHDWDLATKKMLISKAYDALPPGGALIVYEAIIDDDRSQNAFGLMMSLNMLIETPGGFDYTGADCAGWMREAGFSSSRVEPLVGPDSMVVAIK; from the coding sequence GTGACCCGCGTGCCTGAGCAACCCACTCCGGACAAGATCCTGCAGACCGGCCTGGCGTTCTGGGCCTCGAAAACATTGCTCAGCGCCATCGAGATCGGTGTGTTCCGTGCGCTGGCGGATGGTCCGGAACCTTTCGAAGGTCTCAGCGAGCGCCTTGGTCTGCATCCGCGTGCGGCGCGCGACTTTCTCGATGCGCTGGTGGCCCTCGGCTTCCTCAGCCGTGGCCCGGCCGGCTATGCCAATGCTCCGGACAGCGATCTCTTCCTCGATCCCAACAAGCCCACCTACCTGGGCGGCATTCTCGAGATGGCGAACCATCGCCTCTATCCCTTCTGGGGTCACCTCACCGAAGCGTTGCGCACGGGCGCGCCGCAGAACGAGTTGCGCAACGGCGGCACGGGGCTGTTTGAAACGCTCTACAGCGACCCGGCCCGGCTGAAGGAATTCCTCTCCTCCATGACCGGCATCAGCCGGGGGGCCAACATGGCGATCGCCCGCCACTACCCCTGGCAGACCGCAGGCACATTCGTGGATGTGGGCACGGCACAGGGGGATCTCGCTACCCAGATCGCCCTCGCCAACCCACACCTGCGGGGCATCGGCTTTGATCTGCCGCAGGTGGCGCCGCTGTTCGAGGAGTATGTCGCCGCGGCTGGAGTGGCAGATCGCCTCAGCTTCCAGCCGGGTGACTTCTTTCAGCAGGCCTTGCCTCAGGCCGATGTGGTGCTGATGGGGCACATCCTGCACGACTGGGATCTCGCCACAAAGAAGATGCTGATCTCCAAGGCCTACGACGCACTCCCGCCCGGCGGTGCCCTGATCGTCTACGAGGCCATCATCGACGACGACCGCTCGCAGAATGCCTTCGGTCTGATGATGAGCCTCAACATGCTCATCGAAACACCCGGCGGCTTCGATTACACCGGCGCCGATTGCGCCGGCTGGATGCGGGAGGCGGGCTTCTCCAGCAGCCGGGTGGAACCCCTCGTAGGGCCTGATTCGATGGTGGTGGCGATCAAGTAG
- a CDS encoding cupin domain-containing protein, with translation MVAWLGLETHRTCGRVAESFVAREIPGGTLYFLASPERGIQLHRICHDQVYHHHLGDPLQVLLVSPEGHASIAQVGSDLASGQRPQLAIPGGTFHAGRVAPGGSFGYALLGTAVWGRVMPEEVERMELEVLGQSFPQAASLLKVFAST, from the coding sequence GTGGTTGCCTGGCTCGGGCTGGAGACCCATCGCACCTGCGGCAGGGTGGCCGAGAGCTTCGTGGCCCGGGAGATTCCAGGCGGCACCCTCTACTTTCTTGCCAGCCCGGAGCGGGGCATCCAGCTGCACCGCATCTGCCACGACCAGGTGTATCACCACCACCTGGGAGACCCGCTGCAAGTGCTGCTGGTGTCGCCCGAAGGCCATGCCTCGATCGCGCAGGTCGGCAGTGACCTGGCGTCTGGTCAGCGGCCCCAGCTGGCCATTCCAGGCGGCACATTCCATGCCGGACGGGTGGCCCCCGGAGGCTCCTTTGGCTACGCGCTGCTGGGCACGGCCGTGTGGGGCCGGGTGATGCCGGAGGAGGTTGAGCGGATGGAGCTGGAGGTCCTCGGGCAATCCTTCCCCCAGGCGGCGTCATTGCTCAAGGTGTTCGCCTCCACCTGA